Proteins co-encoded in one Acidobacteriota bacterium genomic window:
- a CDS encoding PIN domain-containing protein, translated as MEKHILKIIVIIVSLILPFYFDPFSSLGFVPASVFILNLVLGFLIAVAILALQWKFKNIELRVTIGAAVGVVVGAWLALIVNRLFPADLKMLGVSLLIIRPTIYLFFLYTGITLGARTGERFAMEKLVSLFKEGELRKMYKILDTSIIIDGRIADLCETGFIDGILIIPQFVLKELQYIADSSDSIKRNRGRKGLDVLQRLKKSSLIKLIISEVDFPEIHEVDIKLIELARQMNAKIITNDFNLNKVAQLRGIDVLNINELANALKPVVLPGEIMKVFILKEGKEMNQGVGYLDDGTMVVVDNARRQIGKTIDITVTSVLQTTAGKMFFGRYGNDTEKMRKDREES; from the coding sequence TTGGAGAAACATATACTCAAGATCATCGTTATCATCGTATCCCTCATTCTCCCTTTCTATTTCGATCCTTTTTCCAGCCTTGGTTTCGTTCCGGCAAGCGTCTTCATTTTAAATCTAGTCCTTGGCTTTCTCATCGCAGTAGCCATTCTTGCACTTCAGTGGAAATTTAAAAACATTGAGCTCAGAGTGACAATCGGAGCAGCCGTGGGGGTCGTGGTCGGCGCATGGCTTGCCCTCATCGTCAACAGGCTCTTTCCCGCCGATCTGAAGATGCTCGGAGTTTCGCTCCTCATCATCCGTCCAACCATCTATCTCTTCTTCCTTTACACCGGGATAACACTCGGGGCAAGGACGGGAGAGCGATTCGCCATGGAGAAGCTCGTTTCACTATTTAAGGAAGGGGAATTGCGGAAGATGTACAAGATCTTGGATACTTCCATCATCATCGACGGGAGGATTGCGGACCTCTGCGAGACCGGGTTTATCGATGGGATTCTTATCATACCCCAGTTCGTTTTGAAGGAGCTTCAGTATATCGCTGATTCCAGCGACTCCATCAAGCGCAACAGGGGAAGAAAGGGGCTGGATGTCCTTCAGAGGCTGAAGAAGAGTTCACTCATCAAGCTCATCATCAGCGAGGTCGATTTCCCAGAGATCCACGAGGTGGACATCAAGCTCATCGAACTCGCTAGGCAGATGAATGCCAAGATTATCACCAATGACTTCAACCTCAACAAAGTAGCTCAGCTCAGGGGTATCGATGTCCTCAACATCAACGAGCTAGCAAACGCTCTGAAACCCGTCGTTCTTCCTGGTGAGATCATGAAAGTCTTCATCCTGAAGGAGGGGAAAGAGATGAACCAGGGTGTGGGCTATCTTGATGATGGGACCATGGTTGTTGTGGACAATGCCAGAAGACAGATCGGTAAGACGATCGATATCACAGTGACGAGCGTCTTGCAGACGACGGCGGGGAAGATGTTCTTCGGCAGATACGGAAACGACACGGAAAAAATGCGCAAGGATAGAGAAGAATCCTGA
- the glyA gene encoding serine hydroxymethyltransferase, which yields MKNLSQVDAELASALWNELQRQREGLELIASENYPPLEVIRVAGNMAVAKYAEGTPFARQKGEIDWSQSGRYYGGCGPVNEIERIAFERACKLFKVGWVNVQPWSGSQANQAVYLALMKPGETFLGMDLKAGGHLTHGAKVSSSGIIWNSIQYGVTIDGHPDYVQMEELARSAGSKPKLVMCGGSAVVKNINFRRVREIADRHGIPYVVADIAHPAGLIAAELPQFGGDFNPFEWCDVVTTTTHKTLRGTRGGMIMVKDEGTLNKHGAKASIGGRIRKISELLDSAVMPGIQGGPGIHLIAAKALGFKYNLEPGFKVYAAKIVENARALAQALIEDGWKLVGDGTENHCILINFGSEGINGKQAEEALEQVGITVNKNAVPGDTRSPTVTSGIRLGTPALTTRGMGSKEMKIIASWISQVLKNPENESLVADIRNQVRDMAGQFPLYPELS from the coding sequence ATGAAGAACCTATCGCAAGTCGATGCTGAACTTGCCAGCGCTCTTTGGAATGAGCTTCAGAGACAGAGAGAAGGGCTGGAATTAATCGCCAGCGAGAACTATCCTCCGCTGGAGGTAATCCGAGTTGCAGGAAACATGGCGGTCGCAAAGTATGCTGAAGGGACGCCTTTCGCCAGGCAGAAGGGCGAGATAGACTGGAGCCAATCGGGGCGCTACTATGGTGGATGCGGTCCTGTCAACGAGATTGAGCGAATCGCCTTCGAGAGAGCATGCAAGCTTTTCAAGGTAGGCTGGGTCAACGTCCAGCCGTGGAGTGGGAGCCAGGCGAACCAGGCAGTCTATCTTGCCCTGATGAAGCCTGGTGAGACTTTCCTTGGTATGGACCTTAAGGCAGGCGGACATCTGACCCATGGTGCCAAAGTCTCATCATCCGGGATCATCTGGAACTCCATCCAGTATGGCGTCACCATTGATGGTCACCCCGACTATGTGCAGATGGAAGAGCTTGCAAGGAGCGCGGGTTCCAAGCCCAAGCTAGTAATGTGCGGCGGGAGCGCCGTCGTAAAGAACATTAACTTCAGAAGAGTCCGTGAAATTGCTGACAGGCATGGAATCCCTTATGTAGTTGCAGACATAGCCCATCCAGCCGGTCTGATCGCTGCAGAATTGCCACAGTTCGGGGGTGATTTTAACCCCTTTGAGTGGTGTGACGTCGTCACAACGACCACTCATAAGACTCTCAGGGGGACGCGCGGCGGAATGATCATGGTCAAGGATGAAGGAACATTGAACAAACATGGCGCCAAGGCTTCCATAGGCGGACGCATCAGGAAGATTTCGGAGCTGCTTGATTCAGCGGTCATGCCCGGGATTCAGGGTGGTCCCGGTATACATCTCATAGCGGCAAAAGCCCTCGGATTTAAATACAATCTTGAACCGGGGTTTAAAGTCTATGCGGCGAAGATTGTGGAGAACGCTAGGGCTCTTGCGCAGGCACTCATTGAGGACGGCTGGAAACTGGTGGGTGATGGGACAGAGAACCACTGCATCCTCATCAATTTTGGTTCAGAAGGGATCAATGGAAAGCAGGCTGAGGAAGCTCTGGAGCAGGTGGGGATCACCGTCAACAAGAACGCCGTTCCCGGCGATACAAGATCGCCGACGGTGACAAGTGGGATCCGTCTGGGCACACCCGCCCTCACGACAAGAGGAATGGGATCAAAAGAAATGAAAATCATCGCTTCCTGGATCTCCCAGGTGTTGAAAAATCCTGAAAATGAAAGCCTTGTTGCTGACATCCGGAACCAGGTACGCGATATGGCAGGTCAGTTCCCGCTTTACCCTGAATTAAGTTAA
- a CDS encoding MBL fold metallo-hydrolase, which produces MFGIVPRTLWERTNPPDEKNRIKMTSNCLFITDGRIKALVEAGLGARKDSKFRDIYAVEGQSIDIKLAELGVDPEDIHVVILSHLHFDHCGGAVRIAGRKNGEFIPTFPKAIHFIQKKELDAAFNPNEKTRASYIRHNFEPLLKAKQVKRIDGDCEIYPGLSVFIADGHTEGMQCTLIEGSGKKLFFSADLFPLKAHINLPYIMSYDLFPLKTLETKKKIIPKAIGEKWLMTFAHDADTPFAHLEEEEGKVKVRPAIVDA; this is translated from the coding sequence ATGTTCGGAATCGTTCCCCGCACTCTCTGGGAAAGAACCAATCCCCCCGATGAGAAAAATAGAATCAAGATGACTTCCAACTGTCTCTTCATCACCGACGGGAGGATAAAGGCCCTTGTGGAAGCAGGTCTGGGAGCCAGAAAAGACAGTAAGTTCAGGGATATCTATGCAGTCGAGGGGCAGAGCATTGACATTAAGCTTGCCGAGCTTGGTGTTGATCCTGAAGATATCCATGTCGTGATTCTGAGCCATCTCCACTTCGACCATTGTGGCGGAGCAGTAAGGATAGCAGGAAGGAAAAATGGAGAATTTATCCCCACTTTCCCGAAGGCAATCCACTTCATTCAGAAGAAAGAACTGGATGCGGCTTTTAATCCAAACGAGAAGACAAGGGCAAGCTACATCAGACACAATTTTGAGCCGCTGCTCAAGGCAAAACAGGTTAAAAGGATCGACGGAGACTGCGAGATATATCCTGGACTATCTGTATTTATTGCGGATGGGCATACCGAGGGAATGCAGTGCACCCTGATCGAAGGTAGCGGTAAGAAGCTCTTTTTTTCGGCGGACCTTTTTCCACTCAAGGCGCATATCAACCTTCCTTACATCATGAGCTATGACCTGTTTCCTCTAAAGACACTCGAGACGAAGAAGAAGATCATACCGAAAGCGATTGGTGAAAAATGGTTGATGACATTCGCTCATGATGCTGATACTCCTTTCGCACACCTTGAGGAAGAAGAAGGAAAGGTCAAAGTGAGACCGGCGATAGTTGATGCATAG
- the alr gene encoding alanine racemase has translation MQKKIHVIEIEKFRPTWAEIDLDSLIFNVKLIQRKVGRSRIFPVIKASAYGHGTVEVCSALEKFNFDYLCVALLEEAIELRKAGFRLPLLILGPLEKYQLEDAIRFRLTPSAYRMDILEEIEKVASKSKRRISFHVKIDTGMGRLGFLPREAESIAAMIKRFRFARLEGVFSNFSSADEPSKSATKDQLKVFLDFLSVIRRNGIYIRISHLANSAGILNFPESYLDAVRPGLLIYGINPTSSPEKLNVKPVMSLRSRIVSLKDYEKNSPIGYSARFFTKRKSRIAVLPIGYDDGLVRALSPGGEVIIHGRKAPIVGSVSMDLITVDVTGINRVGLGDVATIIGSDSTETITVTELARKVGTIPYEIFCGLGRRIPRIYIQNHKPISISSFMLLRQA, from the coding sequence ATGCAGAAGAAGATTCATGTTATAGAAATAGAAAAATTCCGACCGACATGGGCTGAGATCGATTTAGATTCCCTTATATTCAACGTCAAGTTAATCCAAAGGAAGGTTGGAAGATCCAGGATATTTCCCGTAATCAAGGCATCGGCCTATGGCCATGGAACAGTCGAAGTATGCTCAGCCCTGGAGAAGTTCAACTTTGATTATCTCTGCGTGGCACTTCTTGAAGAGGCCATCGAGCTCAGAAAAGCCGGATTCCGTCTCCCTCTCCTGATACTCGGCCCTCTGGAGAAATATCAACTGGAAGATGCCATACGATTCAGACTTACTCCCTCAGCTTACAGAATGGACATCCTGGAAGAGATTGAGAAGGTAGCCTCCAAATCGAAGAGAAGGATTTCCTTCCATGTAAAGATAGATACCGGCATGGGACGGTTGGGATTTCTGCCCCGGGAAGCCGAATCCATAGCCGCCATGATCAAGAGATTTCGATTTGCTCGCCTGGAAGGAGTCTTTTCAAACTTCTCTTCTGCCGATGAACCATCGAAGTCTGCTACGAAAGATCAGCTTAAGGTTTTCCTGGATTTTCTATCTGTCATCAGGAGGAACGGCATCTATATCAGGATCAGTCATCTCGCCAACAGCGCCGGCATTCTGAACTTCCCTGAATCATATTTAGATGCTGTGCGGCCGGGCCTGCTCATTTACGGGATAAACCCGACATCCTCTCCTGAGAAATTAAACGTGAAGCCGGTCATGAGTCTCCGGAGCAGGATCGTGTCCCTGAAAGATTACGAGAAGAATTCTCCTATAGGCTACAGTGCCCGATTCTTCACTAAGAGAAAGAGCCGGATTGCAGTTCTTCCCATCGGATACGATGACGGCCTTGTCAGAGCCCTCTCACCGGGCGGCGAAGTGATCATCCATGGACGAAAGGCTCCTATAGTAGGATCCGTGAGCATGGATCTCATCACGGTCGATGTCACCGGGATCAATCGAGTCGGGCTCGGCGATGTCGCTACCATCATAGGCTCCGATTCCACAGAAACGATTACCGTCACCGAGCTCGCCAGAAAGGTCGGAACGATTCCATACGAAATCTTCTGCGGCCTTGGCAGAAGGATTCCAAGAATCTACATCCAGAATCACAAGCCAATCTCAATCAGCTCTTTCATGTTACTGCGGCAGGCATGA
- the carA gene encoding glutamine-hydrolyzing carbamoyl-phosphate synthase small subunit produces the protein MQAILALEDGRYFMGRSFGAIGERTGEVVFNTSMWGYQEILTDPSYKGQILVMTYPEIGNCGINDTDRESASPKVEGFVIREMSEIHSNWRSGKDLNQYLKENGIVGISEVDTRAITKHIRSKGVMKGIISTLDKNIDSLIRKAKNAASLKDEDLVRKVSCSTPFSWSGGREEEWASGIKRPSDERAYHIVAYDFGIKLNIKRCLHDSGMRVTVVPAWTNAEEVIALQPDGLFLSNGPGDPAVVDYAIVQIGKLIGKLPIFGICLGHQILGLAFGGKTFKLKFGHRGGNQPVMNLLTGRVEITAQNHGYAVDATSLPTWIEITHINLNDETVEGMRHRELPIFSVQYHPESSPGPHDSLYLFEYFSAILNAFHKSKASEIRTL, from the coding sequence ATGCAAGCGATCCTGGCCCTTGAAGATGGAAGATACTTCATGGGGAGATCCTTCGGCGCTATCGGAGAAAGAACGGGCGAAGTGGTCTTCAATACATCGATGTGGGGGTATCAGGAGATCCTGACCGATCCTTCCTACAAGGGACAAATCCTGGTAATGACCTATCCTGAGATTGGGAATTGCGGGATAAACGATACGGATAGAGAATCTGCCTCTCCGAAAGTGGAAGGTTTCGTCATCAGGGAGATGAGTGAGATCCACAGTAACTGGCGCTCGGGGAAAGACCTGAATCAGTATCTGAAAGAGAACGGGATCGTTGGCATCTCAGAAGTTGATACCAGAGCAATCACGAAGCATATCCGCTCCAAAGGGGTAATGAAGGGGATTATTTCCACTCTTGACAAAAATATTGACAGTCTTATCCGGAAAGCGAAGAACGCTGCGTCTCTGAAGGACGAGGATCTCGTCAGGAAGGTTTCGTGCAGCACACCATTCTCGTGGAGCGGGGGCAGGGAAGAAGAGTGGGCATCAGGGATAAAGAGACCATCCGATGAGAGGGCTTACCATATCGTAGCTTACGATTTCGGCATCAAGCTGAATATTAAGAGATGTCTCCACGATTCGGGGATGAGAGTGACGGTCGTCCCGGCCTGGACGAATGCAGAGGAGGTCATCGCATTGCAGCCCGATGGTCTCTTCCTGTCCAACGGTCCAGGGGATCCTGCAGTGGTCGATTACGCCATAGTTCAAATCGGAAAGCTGATCGGGAAACTCCCGATCTTCGGCATATGCTTGGGCCATCAGATACTCGGGCTCGCCTTTGGCGGCAAGACATTCAAGTTAAAGTTCGGCCACAGGGGCGGGAATCAGCCTGTCATGAATCTATTGACTGGGAGGGTGGAGATCACGGCGCAGAATCACGGGTATGCCGTTGACGCAACTTCTCTTCCAACGTGGATTGAGATCACTCACATTAATCTGAACGACGAGACTGTCGAAGGGATGAGGCACCGGGAGCTTCCAATCTTCTCCGTTCAGTATCATCCTGAGTCATCTCCAGGCCCCCACGATTCGCTCTACCTCTTTGAGTATTTCTCTGCGATTCTGAACGCCTTTCATAAAAGTAAGGCTTCCGAAATAAGAACGCTCTGA
- a CDS encoding tetratricopeptide repeat protein: MLGSRIAILSLIMALFPAFLGAATWHAEKPSFFVNHFENRSSERGYYWIGEAIADLISLVIETNGEDVIARKDRLDVYNTFGFSPISSPTLATQIRMAEHLQATHLIYGSFDSVEGSLTVQITILDIQKASLLKKFSVSATVREILSLKKEICKNLFLNGQSMDCSTLFRGSEEDAVPLPAYEAFIKATIEDSFARKEELYGKAIALFPDFSRAAYELGLLYFNNSQFKEAEKILWKLQERKFPTAADACLILGEIFLDRGRNSDATEVLKKAVSYGGTGKAHFLLAKAYYMSGDLENARRELEISIKLDPTDIDARSLKKTLDQKKE, translated from the coding sequence ATGCTTGGATCGAGAATAGCCATCCTTTCGCTGATAATGGCCCTATTTCCGGCATTCCTCGGAGCCGCAACCTGGCATGCCGAGAAACCATCCTTCTTCGTCAACCACTTCGAAAACAGGAGCAGCGAACGTGGCTATTACTGGATCGGAGAGGCTATCGCTGACCTTATATCGCTGGTTATCGAAACAAACGGGGAAGATGTCATAGCGCGAAAAGACAGACTGGATGTCTATAACACCTTCGGCTTTTCACCGATTTCCTCTCCTACGCTTGCCACGCAGATCAGGATGGCGGAGCACCTGCAGGCGACGCATCTAATTTACGGGTCTTTTGATTCCGTGGAGGGTTCTCTGACCGTTCAGATCACCATTCTCGATATTCAGAAGGCATCCCTGTTGAAAAAGTTTAGCGTGTCGGCGACAGTCAGAGAGATTCTCTCCCTGAAGAAAGAGATCTGCAAGAATCTATTCCTCAATGGACAATCCATGGACTGCAGCACCCTTTTCCGGGGAAGCGAGGAAGATGCAGTCCCTCTTCCTGCATACGAGGCTTTCATAAAAGCCACGATCGAAGATTCCTTCGCACGAAAGGAAGAGCTCTACGGAAAAGCAATTGCGCTTTTTCCGGATTTCTCACGAGCCGCCTACGAACTTGGACTACTCTATTTCAACAACTCTCAGTTCAAAGAAGCGGAAAAAATTCTCTGGAAGCTTCAAGAGCGAAAATTCCCGACAGCAGCGGATGCCTGCTTGATCCTCGGCGAGATATTTCTGGATAGAGGAAGAAACTCGGATGCCACCGAAGTCTTGAAGAAGGCGGTTTCTTACGGTGGAACGGGAAAGGCTCATTTCCTCCTCGCCAAGGCCTATTACATGTCGGGTGATCTTGAAAACGCCAGAAGAGAGCTGGAGATCTCGATCAAACTGGACCCAACCGACATCGACGCCCGCTCCTTAAAAAAAACCCTCGATCAGAAGAAGGAATAA